GGCAGAAGAAGTCGGCGATCTCCTCGGGGTAGCCCACGCCCTTGAAAACACCCATATCCTTGCCGCTGGAGAAGACAAAGCTATCATTCAGCCTGGTGTTGATGGTCATTACCCTGCCCATCACGTAATCATCGTCGGACTGCCCCTCAGGCTTATCCCCGTTCACGTTGAGAAAGTAGCGCCAGACCAGCGGCGGGTTGTGAATCGCCGGTGTCGGCCGGGTGGGTATCTCCTCCTGGTGAACAATGTCGAAATTCCTTTCCAGGCATAGCTCGGTCTCCTCTTTGCCCTGGGGACTGAGGAACATAATATGGAGTGCGTAAAGGTCAGCATATTCGGGGTATATTCCATAGACCGCAAAACCCCCGCCCAGCCCGTTACCGCGGTCATGCATGTTGGCGATGGCGCGGATGACGCCCTCACCGGAGAACCTCCGTCCCGATGTGTCCATGGCGCCGAATATGGAGCAGGCGTCAATTACCTTGTCGTCGTTATTGGGATTGTTAACCTGTCTTAAGTCCTTCATGGCTTTCTCCTTGGGAAAGAGTTATTCCCCGACCAGAGCCTCTTCCGGCTCTTCGGCGGGAGTTCCCGGAGCGGATGTTTCTGAGGAAGGCAGAGACAGCTGTGGCTTCCAGAGTTCTTCAGGGAGGGAAACCAGGCCGAAATCGGCAGCGACGAGTTCCTGCTTAAAAGCCTCCACGTTTATCCGGTCCTTCATCAGGCGGTAGACGATGCCTGACTTTTCAATATCACTGCTGTAGACCATGCCGGTAATAAGTCCGTCTTTTAGTATCACCTTCTTGTAAGTATGGGCGGTTTTGCTGCTGATTACCTCGTAGCTGTCGTCAGTCGGGGCGACCATGCCTGCCGAGTGGATGTTTACCCCGAAATATTTCATTGAATTCATCGCCGTGCCACCCCGGTATTCGGTAGGAACCCCGGCCATGTTGAAACCGGCGATTCTTCCCCCAAGGTAGGCGTTGGGCCAGACGGGACTCAGACGGTTCTCCCCGTGAACAAAATCATAACCCTCGGCGACATCGCCGCAGGCGTAGACATCGGGGTTGGATGTGGTCATCCGGCGGTCAATGATTATACCCCGGTTTGTTTTGATTCCGGTATCGGAGACAAGCTCGGTTCGCGGCCGGACGCCGATGGCGACAATCACCATCTCGCAGGCCAGGGGCCGGCTATTGTCCAGTGTGACGCCGGTAACCTCGCCGGGTACGTAGCTGGTTATGCGGCTGACGGTGTGCCCGGTGATAATCTCAACCCTCGCCTTCCTCAGAGCGTCTTCCTCCAGGGACGAGGCTTCTTCATCGAGGATGGCATTGAGCACCCGGTCCTTCATCTCGATAATGGTGACTTCAACTCCCCTCTTTAGCAGCGCCTCGGTGGCGCTGATGCCGATGAGACCGCCGCCGATGACCACGGCCCTGATTTCTCTTTTCGGGTGCTGCCGCAAGAAATGGTCAACAGCTCTGGCGTCATCAAGCGTGGTAAAGGTGAATATTCCCTTCAATCCCAGCCCTTCCATGGGGGGAACGATAGGCAGACCGCCGGTTGCCAGCAGCAATTTCTCCCAGGTTATGAGGCGTCCGTCATCGAGCTCAATGCTGTGTTCCTCAGGTTTAACCCCGACTACCTTCTGACCGAGTATGGTCTGGATATGATTATTGTCGTAGAAACCGGGCGGCCGGAAGAGTATCCTCTCCAGGGGGCGTCCGTCGGCGAGGTGCTCCGAAATCAATGGGCGCGAGTAGGCCGGGTAGGGTTCATCGGAGACTATGGTTATCGTCCCGGCTTTATCTACTTCACGGATGGCTTCCGCGGCGCCGATGCCTCCCGCGGAGTTGCCGATAATCAGGTATTTTATCGTTTCATTCTTCTTGGTCATTTTCGTCACCTATACTGTTTACAGGTTGCCGCTGGATAAGTGCTTTTAATCCTTGCTCAATACCGTTTCAGGTAGTTCTGTATATACCAGCGCTTCATTGGGGCAGTAGTCCACGCAGGCGGGTGTCTCTCGCCCTTCACAGAGGTCGCACTTGACCATCTTTTTGCGTCTGATATCCTGCCTGATAACGCCGTAAGGACAGGCCAGGATGCACGTCCAGCAGCCGATGCAGCGTTCCTCATCTACCCTGACCATCCCGGTGACCGGGTCCCGGCTGAGAGCGCCGGTGAGGCAGGCATAGACGCAGGCAGGCTCCTCGCAGTGCTGGCAGCGCACCGAGAGGGCGAGTTCTCCCCTTTCCTCCAGTCTTACCCTGGGCAGGGGTGGGGGTAGCTCCCGCTTGAATGCCTTGAGAGGGTCTTTAGTGTCGGCGTGCGCAAGCTGGCAGTGCACCTCACAGAGGTGGCAGCCCATACATACCTCTTTCTTGATATAGACTCTCTTCATGTAAGCCCTCTTAATATAAATGGCAAGCGGTAGTTGGTTGCCGTATACCATATTTTATGCCATCACGTTTTATTTTGTCAATACCTATTTTTTGGAACCATGTGAGTGTACAACCAGGGATGAATCGGGTATTATCGAAAATCCGTTGTAAATAGATTGTTGCTTAAGCGGAAATTAAAGACACTAAATTGCCGTGTGTTGTGGTTGACTATCAAGATGACATAGCGGAGTTTTTGCCATTTCCGGTTCTTCCCAGCAGCTTGTGGAGGACTTTCCCCAGGTTATTGGCGAGGCTTATCTGTTTATCCGGAGCGGCGGTATCACCGTAGCGGACGTTAATATACAGGTCAGTGAGTTCATTCATTGGCTCATTCCCATCGGTCACAGCTCTGCCGAACCGGCGGGCGTATTCGTAAGGTGTTTCGTGGTAGTGCCGGGCTATCCCGGAGTGGGCGGCTTCCCACAGCAGGCGCTGGTATATCTCGCGGATGCTCAGCCCGTCATCAAAATCCTCTCTCCCGTACCAGGCAGGTATGGCGCCGGCAGTTATCTTCTGCCTCCTTCTTTGTTTGATACGCTGCCGGAGCCTGCTGAGCAATAAGCGTAAGTCTGATTTCAGACCTTCCCAACCTCCCAGCGATTCATGGCTTTCCTCCACCTCTTCCCCAGCCTGTGAAGGGCGGTAACGGAAGATTGCTCGGATAAAAAAGAAGATTATGACGCCGCTGATGATGGCAAAGACTACCCATTTCATTATCAGCAGCACCTCCGAGGAAAATCCCCCGGGGGTGATATTTTCCGGTAATCCCTGTATTGCCGTTAAGTTCTCGCCGGCGGATGGTTGCGGAGTCTCTCCCCGGCGGAACCAGCTCATCACTAACTGCGCTACGAATAATAGACCCTCCACCACGTAACCGATGGCGATAAACAGATAGTCCAGCGCCCGGAGCACCAGGTGGTAAGCCATGTTCAGGAGCCGTTGTAGCAGGGCGACAAACTCGGTGGAAAAGAGACTGGTGATGCCGATGCCGACCAGGAAAATTCCCCCCACCACTCCCAGCATGGTGTAGAGCCAGCGCCTGCCCAGCATACGCGCTACCTCTTCCTTTTCCGGTATCTTGCGGCGTATCGATTGAAGGTGACTGAGGGCCAGCGCCATCAATCCGAAGAAGAAGAAACCGGCGATGTTGAGGGTAAACGTGGATGTCAAACCCTGAAAGGAATCAGTCCCCAGACTGGCTCCCCAGATGATGGTCAGCAGTACCAGGGAAAAGAGGCCAGCCGCAAAGGAGCGGTAAATATGATTAACATGGAGTGGAGAGCGTCCCAGGCTTGCCCCCCGCCACCAGAGGTAAACCGCCACCATAAGCGCCATCACTACCTGGTGAAGGCGGGAAAAGCTACTGAGAAAAATCCCGCCCGTGTAAGTGAACCACTGCCCATCGGTGAGAGCGAAGCCAGCGCTGTATTCAGAGCGGATTACGATAAAAATAACCGTTACTCCGCCGGCGACGATACTGAACCTTACCCGGCGCAGCGGCCATTGCCGGTTGAGCAGGAACCTGGTGGCGAAGAAGGCAACAGTAAGGAGCAGGATGACTGCTAGCAGGCTCAAAATCGGATGGTGCCGGGTAAACATTGCCCATTCCCCGGCCCAGGCGAGCCAGGGATAAAGCCAGAACGCTTCCATCAGGATGACCGTCAGTGGCAGTGAAATGGCGCCTATCCAGTCCGAACTTAATAGTTTGCGCATGATATTCCGTGTCTATTGGTGGTTATTCCCGCGTAGCGGCAGCTCTTCAAGGTCACGCCATCTGACATCATCCGGCACGTGATAAACGTTCAGGCCGTTATTGCCCGCCGCCGGTTCCTTGCCTCCCACCAGTATCAAAGATACCCGGCGCCCGACCCTTTTCATCTTGAGCAGTGTTGATGTCAGGGTATCCGTTGGCGCGGCGCTTATCACTACCAGAGTGCTGCCCCAGTGAAGGTTCCTCCCTTCGTAAAGAACCAGTCTGTCTATCGGTGTCGTTTCTGATGGATGAAGCTGTGCCAGGGCTTCCAGGATGTGCATTAGCTGGTCGGTATGCTGGCTGGGTGGTATGCGGATGGGTTCATTGCTGAGCCGCTGGTTCTGGTTGACATAGAGGCCCGCACGGTATCCATGGCCCAGGGCAAAGCTGGCGATGGAGGCGGCGGCAACGATCTCCAGCTCCAGGAGTTCGGGATTGCTGCCCCGCAGGGGTGGCCTGGTGGTGCGAACATCCAGAAAGATGCCGAAATCGACGGTGGTTGTCGGCTCGAAGACCTTGGTCTGCAGACGTCCGAGCCGGGCTGTCGTCTTCCAGTGAATGTTCTTCAGGCTGTCACCGAAGTGGTAGTCTCTAACCCCGGCAGTAAGCACCGGGTCTTGAAACAGGTGTCTCCTCAGTTTAATATCGCCGTGAACCTGTTTTGAGGCGATGCCCAGTTTTTCCAGGGGCACTATCCTGGGATAGACCATGAGGTAATCTAACTGTGGGATTGCCATCTCCCGCTGGAAGAGACCGAACAGGTCGCCTGACCGGATTCGTGCCGGGCCAAAAGTAAAAAAACCTCTCTGCAGGCAGCGAATGGGGTAGCGCCGTCTCACCCGGTGGTACCAGCTCAGCGAAAAGAAGTTGCCGAGGAGCTTGCGGTCCGTCAGGTGTGAACTCGATAGCCCGCCTTTTAAGAACGTTACCTCTACCGGCACCTCATCATCGATTTGCAGCCAGGGTAAGGGCAGGAGTTTTCTGTTGCTTATCTCTACATCGAGGTGTAATTCTTCCCCGAAGAAGACGCGCCTGGCGCTAAGCTCGCGCCGGTAATCGACGCGGTCAAGGCAATAGCGTCTCCACAGCTTACCCGTGCCATCGGCGAGAAGTACCAGCAGTGAGACCAGAAGCAGGGGTGTTTGATGCCAGAGCAGGCCGATAATGAAGAGCACGACGGCGGTGAAGAGCCAGTGATTGCCGCGCATACTTCATCCCTCCGCGGTCCCGGCTTTCTCCTCAACAGGTACCGGTACGGATTCCACTATTTCTCCAAGGATGCGCTCGGCGGTGTGACCGCGCAGGTGGCTTTCCGCTCTGGTGATGATACGGTGAATCAGGACAAAGTTGGCCAGGTATTTAACGTCGTCGGGGATGACGAAGGCTCTACCTCGCAGCGCGGCCAGCGCCTGTGAGGCACGGTACAGGCTCAGCATCGCCCGGGGGCTGGCCCCCAATTGTAATGCTTGATGTTCCCGGGTGGCGTGGATGAGATTGATGATATAGTCCTCGATATCGACGGCAACGTGTATTTTCCGGCACTCCGTTTGCAGTTCCAGAAGCTCGCCGGATGAAACCACGGGCGTTAGCTCTTCCAGGGGGTCGGTCTGCCGGAAGCGACTCAGGATGATGTGGTCGTCGGCGGTGGTGGGGTAGCCCATTTTGATATTGAGCAGAAAGCGGTCGAGCTGGGCTTCGGGCAGGGGGAAAGTACCCTCCAACTCAATGGGGTTCTGGGTAGCCAGCACCAGGAAGGGGCGGGAAAGCAGCTTGGTCTCACCCTCGGTCGTGACCTGGTGTTCCTGCATTGCCTCAAGCAGGGCGGACTGGGTCCGCGGCGTGGCGCGGTTGATTTCATCAGCCAGTACCACCTGGGCCATAATTGGCCCCGGTCTGAACTCGAAGTCCCCCGTTTTCTGATTGTAAATATAAGTGCCGGTGATGTCTGAGGGCAGCAGGTCCGGGGTGCACTGGATGCGGCGAAAGGTGCAACCCAGTGACATGGCGATTGACTTGGCGAGCATGGTCTTACCGATGCCGGGGACATCCTCGATGAGAACGTGCCCCTCGCAGAGCAGGGCGACTACGGCCAGTTCGACCACCTCGTCCTTGCCGACTATGACCCGCTCCACGTTTTCCTTTAGTTTGTTCCCCGCCTCCCTGATCCGGTTGATAGCGCTATCTTCGATATAAGACACCATTCCTTTTCTCCTTAGCGCACTATTATAGCAGTTTAACCGGTTTATCACCACAAGTTTTAAGACTCGTAATCTAGTGTAGCGTCAGGTAAATAAAGATACTGGTAACGTTGAGTTGAAAGTAGCCGAAGCGATATCTATAAATGAATCTTCGGCATCACTATAAACAGACTACATAGTGGAGACCCATTCCCTGTCCCCCTTCCCACCGGGAAGGGGGACAGGAGGTGAGGTTATTCGCCTGGCTATTAGTCTGACAGGACACTGGCATGGGTTACGAATCGATGTATGTTTGATAGCTAACCGGTGAGGGGTTGTTTGAGATAATAGTCCCTTTTGCCTATAATGTGAACGTTAAGGGCGTTAGCTGGATGCTAACACTCCGCGGTTACCGGAGAACATATGGTCTGGAGGCTTCAGCATGAACCAGGGTAAGGGACTGGTCATCGTCAATACCGGAAAGGGAAAGGGTAAAACTACGGCGGCGCTGGGCATGGTGCTCAGGGCATGGGGACACGGGATGAAGGTGGTGGTGCTCCAGTTCGTCAAGCATTCCACGGTTGGTGAACACCTTGCGGCACAGCGGATGGGACTGGAGATAGTGGCTGGCGGCGCCGGTTT
The Dehalococcoidales bacterium DNA segment above includes these coding regions:
- a CDS encoding DUF4129 domain-containing protein, giving the protein MRKLLSSDWIGAISLPLTVILMEAFWLYPWLAWAGEWAMFTRHHPILSLLAVILLLTVAFFATRFLLNRQWPLRRVRFSIVAGGVTVIFIVIRSEYSAGFALTDGQWFTYTGGIFLSSFSRLHQVVMALMVAVYLWWRGASLGRSPLHVNHIYRSFAAGLFSLVLLTIIWGASLGTDSFQGLTSTFTLNIAGFFFFGLMALALSHLQSIRRKIPEKEEVARMLGRRWLYTMLGVVGGIFLVGIGITSLFSTEFVALLQRLLNMAYHLVLRALDYLFIAIGYVVEGLLFVAQLVMSWFRRGETPQPSAGENLTAIQGLPENITPGGFSSEVLLIMKWVVFAIISGVIIFFFIRAIFRYRPSQAGEEVEESHESLGGWEGLKSDLRLLLSRLRQRIKQRRRQKITAGAIPAWYGREDFDDGLSIREIYQRLLWEAAHSGIARHYHETPYEYARRFGRAVTDGNEPMNELTDLYINVRYGDTAAPDKQISLANNLGKVLHKLLGRTGNGKNSAMSS
- a CDS encoding 4Fe-4S dicluster domain-containing protein, whose protein sequence is MKRVYIKKEVCMGCHLCEVHCQLAHADTKDPLKAFKRELPPPLPRVRLEERGELALSVRCQHCEEPACVYACLTGALSRDPVTGMVRVDEERCIGCWTCILACPYGVIRQDIRRKKMVKCDLCEGRETPACVDYCPNEALVYTELPETVLSKD
- a CDS encoding DUF58 domain-containing protein; translation: MRGNHWLFTAVVLFIIGLLWHQTPLLLVSLLVLLADGTGKLWRRYCLDRVDYRRELSARRVFFGEELHLDVEISNRKLLPLPWLQIDDEVPVEVTFLKGGLSSSHLTDRKLLGNFFSLSWYHRVRRRYPIRCLQRGFFTFGPARIRSGDLFGLFQREMAIPQLDYLMVYPRIVPLEKLGIASKQVHGDIKLRRHLFQDPVLTAGVRDYHFGDSLKNIHWKTTARLGRLQTKVFEPTTTVDFGIFLDVRTTRPPLRGSNPELLELEIVAAASIASFALGHGYRAGLYVNQNQRLSNEPIRIPPSQHTDQLMHILEALAQLHPSETTPIDRLVLYEGRNLHWGSTLVVISAAPTDTLTSTLLKMKRVGRRVSLILVGGKEPAAGNNGLNVYHVPDDVRWRDLEELPLRGNNHQ
- a CDS encoding MoxR family ATPase, with the protein product MVSYIEDSAINRIREAGNKLKENVERVIVGKDEVVELAVVALLCEGHVLIEDVPGIGKTMLAKSIAMSLGCTFRRIQCTPDLLPSDITGTYIYNQKTGDFEFRPGPIMAQVVLADEINRATPRTQSALLEAMQEHQVTTEGETKLLSRPFLVLATQNPIELEGTFPLPEAQLDRFLLNIKMGYPTTADDHIILSRFRQTDPLEELTPVVSSGELLELQTECRKIHVAVDIEDYIINLIHATREHQALQLGASPRAMLSLYRASQALAALRGRAFVIPDDVKYLANFVLIHRIITRAESHLRGHTAERILGEIVESVPVPVEEKAGTAEG
- a CDS encoding FAD-dependent oxidoreductase, with the translated sequence MTKKNETIKYLIIGNSAGGIGAAEAIREVDKAGTITIVSDEPYPAYSRPLISEHLADGRPLERILFRPPGFYDNNHIQTILGQKVVGVKPEEHSIELDDGRLITWEKLLLATGGLPIVPPMEGLGLKGIFTFTTLDDARAVDHFLRQHPKREIRAVVIGGGLIGISATEALLKRGVEVTIIEMKDRVLNAILDEEASSLEEDALRKARVEIITGHTVSRITSYVPGEVTGVTLDNSRPLACEMVIVAIGVRPRTELVSDTGIKTNRGIIIDRRMTTSNPDVYACGDVAEGYDFVHGENRLSPVWPNAYLGGRIAGFNMAGVPTEYRGGTAMNSMKYFGVNIHSAGMVAPTDDSYEVISSKTAHTYKKVILKDGLITGMVYSSDIEKSGIVYRLMKDRINVEAFKQELVAADFGLVSLPEELWKPQLSLPSSETSAPGTPAEEPEEALVGE